The proteins below are encoded in one region of Clostridium estertheticum:
- a CDS encoding ABC transporter ATP-binding protein — protein MFIKVENLKKSYTTGEIRTEVLKGVGMVLDTGEIGVILGPSGSGKSTLLNIIGGIDRCDSGLVKVENTVVTKLSDNKLTDYRRDKIGFIFQFYNLIPNLTVGENIEVVSNISRSPIEIDEVLSSVGMLDKKYRFPKELSGGEQQRVSIARAVVKNPKLLLCDEPTGALDFITSREILKLLQKINKDFGTTILMITHNTAISAMANRVYKVRGGEIVECQINETTMPAERIEW, from the coding sequence ATGTTTATTAAAGTAGAAAATTTAAAAAAGAGTTATACGACTGGAGAGATAAGAACTGAGGTGTTAAAGGGTGTAGGAATGGTTCTGGATACTGGAGAGATTGGTGTAATACTCGGGCCATCTGGTTCTGGTAAATCAACTTTACTTAATATCATAGGTGGAATAGATAGATGTGATTCTGGCCTAGTAAAGGTGGAGAATACAGTAGTTACAAAGCTCTCGGATAATAAACTTACAGACTACAGACGGGATAAGATAGGCTTTATATTTCAATTTTATAATCTTATACCTAACCTAACAGTAGGCGAAAATATTGAAGTAGTTTCAAACATTAGTAGGTCTCCAATTGAAATTGATGAGGTACTAAGTTCAGTTGGAATGCTGGATAAAAAGTATAGATTCCCAAAGGAATTGAGTGGTGGAGAGCAGCAGAGGGTCTCAATAGCAAGAGCGGTAGTTAAAAATCCTAAGCTTTTATTATGTGATGAGCCTACAGGAGCCCTAGACTTTATAACTTCAAGAGAAATATTAAAACTTTTGCAAAAAATTAATAAGGACTTTGGAACAACCATACTTATGATAACTCATAATACAGCTATAAGTGCAATGGCGAATAGGGTTTACAAAGTACGTGGCGGGGAAATCGTAGAGTGCCAAATCAATGAAACTACAATGCCTGCAGAAAGGATTGAGTGGTAA
- a CDS encoding methyl-accepting chemotaxis protein, with protein sequence MLKKMKISQKLFATSIISAVFLISVGVLGLRSMSTINNNGNFIYENGLIRLEKIYTIQGNSYKEKIDLEHVLNVKFKNEMDLMKEDMSKISIENTKLFTEYEKIPFANDKEKQNYNKLKASLPAYYESLNKVVSLAESGNYAEGTRVYKEEYGLLRKPLKEGLSAIIKENTISAERKWNINKSVFSNSFRLLNVIMIVGVIISFALGIILAIWLVKRINVVVKFADNLKNGDLTQQMKVTGDDELGEMSTSLNEAGENIKILITQIMTDASNISATSEELSATTEEISSKMEIVKESIMQISSGSQQLSATTEEVNATAENISQNALQVAKKASDGTKSAKEIEKRAAEIKVSANESYKIANEVYDIKQQNIIKAIEEGNVVQEVKIMAEAIGDIAAQTNLLALNAAIEAARAGEQGKGFAVVADEVRTLAEQSTETVKNIQEVTERVEKAFQNLSGNANEVLEYIETQVKPDYEMLINVGKQYGEDASFYNGLSTDIMTSMDDVTETISEVKNAIENVSSIAQESSASSQEILGSISETNSAIHEVAQAAQSQAELAEKLNEMIQKFKI encoded by the coding sequence ATGTTAAAGAAAATGAAAATATCACAAAAACTATTTGCAACTAGTATAATAAGTGCTGTATTTCTAATTAGTGTTGGTGTCCTTGGTCTTAGGAGCATGAGCACTATTAATAACAATGGTAATTTTATTTACGAAAATGGATTGATCAGGCTAGAGAAGATATATACAATCCAAGGTAACAGCTACAAAGAAAAGATAGATTTAGAACATGTGCTTAATGTTAAGTTTAAAAATGAAATGGATTTAATGAAAGAAGACATGAGTAAAATTTCAATTGAAAATACTAAACTCTTTACTGAGTATGAGAAGATACCGTTTGCTAATGACAAGGAGAAGCAAAACTATAACAAATTGAAAGCTTCATTACCAGCATACTATGAGTCATTAAATAAGGTAGTAAGTTTAGCCGAAAGTGGTAACTACGCAGAAGGTACAAGAGTTTACAAAGAAGAGTATGGTCTACTTAGAAAACCTTTAAAAGAAGGTTTATCAGCAATAATAAAAGAGAATACAATCTCAGCTGAAAGAAAATGGAATATAAATAAGTCTGTATTTAGTAATTCTTTTAGATTGTTAAATGTGATAATGATAGTAGGGGTAATAATAAGTTTCGCATTAGGTATAATTTTGGCAATATGGCTCGTAAAGAGAATAAATGTTGTTGTGAAGTTTGCGGATAATCTAAAAAATGGAGATTTAACACAACAAATGAAGGTTACTGGAGATGATGAATTAGGGGAAATGTCTACTTCTTTAAATGAAGCTGGAGAAAATATAAAAATATTAATTACACAAATAATGACGGATGCTTCTAATATCAGTGCTACTAGTGAGGAACTATCTGCAACTACAGAAGAGATATCATCGAAGATGGAAATTGTTAAGGAATCTATAATGCAGATTTCAAGTGGGTCACAGCAACTAAGTGCTACTACAGAAGAAGTAAATGCGACAGCAGAAAATATTTCGCAAAATGCATTACAAGTAGCAAAAAAGGCAAGCGATGGGACTAAGTCTGCAAAGGAAATAGAGAAAAGGGCTGCTGAAATTAAAGTAAGTGCAAATGAAAGTTATAAAATAGCTAATGAGGTATATGATATTAAGCAACAAAACATAATCAAAGCAATAGAGGAAGGTAATGTTGTTCAAGAGGTAAAGATAATGGCAGAAGCAATAGGAGATATTGCGGCTCAAACTAATCTTCTTGCTCTAAATGCAGCTATAGAAGCGGCTAGGGCTGGGGAACAAGGTAAAGGATTTGCAGTTGTAGCTGACGAAGTTAGAACGCTTGCAGAGCAATCAACCGAAACTGTTAAAAATATCCAAGAAGTAACAGAGCGGGTAGAAAAGGCTTTTCAAAATCTTTCGGGCAATGCAAATGAGGTACTTGAATATATTGAAACTCAAGTTAAACCAGATTATGAAATGTTAATAAATGTTGGTAAGCAGTATGGAGAAGATGCTTCTTTCTATAATGGGTTATCTACAGATATTATGACCTCAATGGATGATGTAACAGAAACCATTTCAGAAGTTAAAAATGCAATTGAAAATGTATCCTCAATTGCGCAGGAATCGTCAGCTAGTTCACAGGAAATACTAGGGAGTATAAGTGAAACTAATTCAGCAATTCACGAGGTTGCTCAGGCTGCTCAGAGCCAAGCTGAACTTGCTGAAAAACTTAATGAAATGATTCAAAAATTTAAAATATAA
- a CDS encoding tannase/feruloyl esterase family alpha/beta hydrolase, whose product MEYTNQKYEISDSVRISPIVLPKAVAGFKFTTNTIITSTKIVSGDNVTVNCVEVSLPDYCKVEGKINQRTGEGPTGTAEYYIGFELRLPTEWNECFFFEGGGGSDGVIKVPVGLRHTGTMPALARGFATVATDAGHQGLNCEFGYDQQARLDYAYNAIDQVTVTAKFIINEYYGRHEKYSYFVGGSNGGRQGLVAAQRFGDYFDGIVVGAPALNLTNAAISEMWAIQIFAEIAKKDSNGNPMLNTAFTDADMKLVSTTIIKQFDDADGVVDGLVFDINAARKFDPSTLPKKTANSDGLTDEQIEALKKLFEGPKNGKGKPLYSNWAWDPGISDAAWRDWTLGTDEVLPRNITLGVESMARVFTTPVAANYDPANQLKWVLDYNFDTDPSKTVLAASYQNSLSTNYDTFKKHNGKIILYHGMADPVFSAYDTISYYDKLTDKNGGLKATEEFARLFLVPSMAHVNGGPSTDQFDMLTAITDWVEKGKAPDKIIASGSAKGLLQGITRPLFPYPIQTIYDGKGNKNSAESFVAKNL is encoded by the coding sequence ATGGAATATACAAATCAAAAGTATGAAATCAGTGATTCTGTTAGGATTAGTCCCATTGTGTTACCTAAAGCTGTTGCGGGTTTCAAATTTACTACGAATACTATCATTACTAGTACCAAAATAGTAAGTGGGGACAACGTTACCGTTAATTGTGTGGAAGTATCCTTACCAGATTACTGTAAAGTAGAGGGAAAGATCAACCAACGTACTGGTGAAGGTCCTACAGGCACAGCAGAATATTATATTGGATTTGAATTACGCCTTCCTACAGAATGGAATGAATGTTTCTTTTTTGAGGGAGGTGGTGGCTCTGATGGTGTTATCAAAGTTCCAGTAGGCTTAAGGCATACAGGCACTATGCCCGCTTTGGCTAGAGGCTTTGCAACAGTCGCCACTGATGCTGGTCATCAAGGTCTCAATTGTGAATTTGGCTATGATCAACAGGCTAGACTTGATTATGCTTACAATGCCATTGATCAAGTAACCGTTACTGCCAAGTTTATTATTAATGAATATTATGGAAGACATGAAAAATATTCCTACTTTGTTGGTGGATCAAATGGTGGACGACAGGGATTAGTTGCTGCTCAGCGCTTTGGCGATTATTTTGATGGTATAGTAGTTGGTGCACCGGCGTTAAATCTAACAAATGCAGCTATTTCTGAAATGTGGGCTATTCAAATATTTGCTGAAATTGCTAAAAAAGATTCAAATGGCAACCCAATGTTGAATACTGCATTTACAGATGCTGATATGAAATTGGTGTCTACTACTATTATTAAGCAGTTTGATGATGCAGATGGTGTAGTAGATGGTTTAGTTTTTGATATTAATGCTGCTAGAAAGTTTGATCCGTCAACTCTTCCCAAAAAAACTGCTAATTCAGACGGGTTAACTGACGAACAAATTGAAGCTTTAAAGAAGCTGTTTGAAGGGCCTAAGAATGGTAAAGGTAAACCATTGTATTCAAATTGGGCTTGGGATCCAGGTATATCAGATGCTGCGTGGAGAGATTGGACTCTTGGCACTGACGAGGTATTGCCTCGTAATATTACTTTAGGTGTAGAATCTATGGCCCGTGTTTTCACTACTCCTGTAGCTGCTAATTATGACCCAGCTAATCAGTTGAAATGGGTTTTGGATTATAATTTTGATACCGATCCATCAAAGACTGTGTTAGCAGCATCTTACCAGAACTCTTTATCTACAAACTATGATACATTCAAAAAACATAATGGTAAGATTATTCTTTATCATGGCATGGCTGACCCTGTATTTTCTGCATATGATACTATAAGTTATTACGACAAATTGACAGATAAAAACGGTGGCTTAAAAGCTACTGAAGAATTTGCTAGACTATTCTTAGTTCCAAGTATGGCTCATGTTAATGGTGGTCCTTCCACTGATCAATTTGATATGCTTACAGCAATTACCGATTGGGTAGAGAAAGGAAAGGCACCAGATAAAATTATCGCTTCCGGATCTGCAAAAGGATTGCTACAAGGCATCACTAGACCATTGTTCCCATATCCAATACAGACTATTTATGATGGCAAGGGTAACAAAAATTCCGCAGAAAGTTTTGTAGCAAAAAATCTGTAG
- a CDS encoding MATE family efflux transporter — MIRDLTKGSPAKIILVFTLPLLIGNIFQQFYSLADTLIVGRTMGINALATVGCTGSIMFLILGFSQGLTAGFSIITATCFGAGDKQGVRHSYVASIILSLLITMVLTIVSVIFARPILEIMHTPPEIIEGAYNFIVIIFWGIIVSMLFNLFSNVMRALGDSRTPLIFLVIASILNIILDFVFILRFNMGVAGAAWATTISQGISAILCFSYIMRRMPILKLHRSDWHLTKKIIWDHLKMGMPMAFQNSIIAIGAITIQLALNNLGEVSVAAYTAAQKIDTLAIQPMMSFGITMATFVAQNYGAGKIDRIRIGIKQCSIISVGFSIIVGLFNILAGRFMILLFVGDNQPKVVSLAQIYLNTNGSMYFVLALLFIYRYSLQGLGQTLAPTLAGVMELIMRIFAAIILSKYLGFTGVSLANPLAWIGSCIPLGIAYYITHKKLYGMDKPICITEK; from the coding sequence ATGATACGAGACTTAACAAAGGGCAGTCCAGCTAAAATTATTTTAGTTTTTACACTGCCATTACTTATAGGTAATATTTTTCAGCAATTTTATAGCTTAGCAGATACTCTGATTGTGGGACGTACAATGGGAATTAATGCTCTAGCAACAGTAGGCTGTACAGGGAGCATTATGTTTCTTATACTTGGGTTTTCACAAGGATTAACTGCTGGATTTTCCATAATCACTGCTACGTGCTTTGGAGCTGGAGATAAACAGGGGGTAAGACATAGTTATGTGGCAAGTATTATACTTAGTTTATTAATCACGATGGTGCTTACAATTGTAAGTGTAATATTTGCACGACCAATTTTAGAGATAATGCATACACCACCAGAAATAATAGAAGGTGCTTATAATTTTATAGTTATAATTTTCTGGGGCATTATAGTGTCAATGTTATTTAATTTGTTTTCTAATGTTATGCGAGCTTTGGGAGACAGTCGAACACCACTAATATTTTTAGTTATTGCTAGTATTTTAAATATAATTTTAGATTTTGTATTTATTTTAAGATTTAATATGGGGGTTGCAGGCGCTGCATGGGCAACCACAATATCTCAAGGGATTTCTGCTATATTATGTTTTAGCTATATCATGAGAAGAATGCCTATTTTAAAACTACATAGAAGTGATTGGCATTTGACGAAAAAAATCATATGGGATCATTTAAAAATGGGAATGCCTATGGCATTCCAGAATTCTATTATAGCAATTGGTGCAATAACTATTCAACTTGCACTGAATAATTTAGGTGAAGTATCAGTAGCGGCATACACTGCAGCACAAAAAATTGATACACTAGCAATTCAACCTATGATGTCATTTGGTATTACAATGGCCACATTTGTAGCCCAAAATTATGGTGCAGGCAAAATAGATAGAATCCGTATTGGTATAAAGCAATGTAGTATCATATCAGTGGGTTTTAGTATTATTGTTGGTCTGTTTAATATTTTAGCTGGTCGTTTTATGATATTACTTTTTGTAGGGGACAACCAACCAAAGGTAGTTTCTCTTGCACAAATCTATTTAAACACCAATGGGTCAATGTATTTTGTGTTAGCACTACTTTTTATTTACAGATATAGTCTTCAAGGATTAGGACAGACTCTTGCTCCTACTTTAGCGGGAGTTATGGAATTAATTATGCGAATCTTTGCTGCTATTATTTTATCAAAATACTTAGGTTTTACAGGTGTCTCCCTGGCAAATCCTCTTGCATGGATTGGTTCCTGTATCCCTTTAGGAATTGCTTACTATATAACCCATAAAAAATTGTATGGAATGGATAAACCCATTTGTATAACCGAAAAATAA
- a CDS encoding C40 family peptidase, protein MNKKIGVAIMALVVTMSIGFTSVYADPASDKIKVQQIETKKNNLVIKVEITDNQIEAIISKMKINENNIVKIQKDIKQDQMNILDIEGNIKAEQILFNKRMRAMYMGGSSSLIDVILASKGIEDFVSRVEDIKIIAKFDQNVISDLKTNEAEINLKKVALDTKSTKLLSLRVDNKKKLATLTKQKTDQIVLVTQLNAEENQYGAQMVTDQAGIAKEVALEKKTNEAIFSSNPVLAYASDYLGIPYVWGGTSPTGFDCSGFTQYVFQHFGVNLPRVSEDQQNVGTLVSRADLRPGDLVFFGTPAHHVGIYIGNGNMINAPHTGAVIRVQTLNSDFTYGRRVTR, encoded by the coding sequence ATGAACAAGAAAATCGGGGTAGCCATAATGGCACTTGTTGTAACTATGAGCATTGGGTTTACTAGCGTATACGCAGATCCTGCGTCAGATAAGATAAAGGTTCAGCAGATTGAAACTAAAAAAAATAATCTTGTAATTAAAGTAGAGATTACAGACAATCAAATTGAAGCAATTATATCTAAAATGAAAATTAATGAAAATAATATAGTAAAAATACAAAAGGATATTAAACAAGACCAAATGAATATTTTAGATATAGAGGGTAATATCAAAGCAGAACAGATACTTTTTAATAAAAGAATGAGAGCAATGTATATGGGTGGGTCATCAAGCCTTATAGATGTTATCCTAGCTTCAAAGGGTATAGAAGATTTTGTATCCAGAGTAGAAGATATAAAAATTATAGCAAAATTTGATCAAAATGTTATTAGTGATTTAAAAACAAATGAAGCGGAAATTAATTTAAAAAAGGTAGCACTAGATACAAAAAGTACAAAGTTGTTATCTTTAAGAGTTGACAATAAAAAGAAATTAGCTACTTTAACGAAACAAAAAACAGATCAAATTGTATTGGTAACACAATTAAATGCTGAGGAAAATCAATATGGTGCACAAATGGTAACAGACCAAGCTGGTATAGCAAAGGAAGTAGCTCTAGAGAAAAAAACAAATGAGGCTATATTTTCTTCTAATCCAGTTTTAGCATATGCTTCAGATTATCTTGGTATTCCTTATGTATGGGGGGGAACAAGCCCTACAGGCTTCGACTGCTCAGGCTTTACACAATATGTATTTCAACATTTTGGAGTGAACTTACCAAGGGTTTCGGAGGATCAACAAAATGTAGGAACACTTGTATCTAGAGCTGATCTTAGGCCGGGAGATTTGGTGTTTTTCGGAACTCCTGCTCATCATGTAGGAATATATATTGGGAATGGTAACATGATAAATGCACCCCATACAGGGGCTGTAATTAGAGTTCAAACACTAAATAGTGATTTTACTTATGGACGTAGAGTTACGCGGTAA
- the pfkB gene encoding 1-phosphofructokinase yields MIYTVTFNPAIDYVITVDDFKAGLINRVASEEKFAGGKGINVSRVLNNFGIQTKALGFVGGFTGKFIIDSLESQGVETDFIEISGDTRINVKLKSKEETEINGAGPIIKDQDLSKLFKIVEGLTSNDYLVLSGNVQKSVPTDIYARLQKKCASNNVKVVVDTTGDALVATLPNKPFLIKPNNHELGEIFNKELTNTDEIIEYAKKLIVMGAQNVIISMAERGALLICESGVYHATPAKGKVQNSVGAGDSVIAGFLAKYSQSKDLIEAFRWGATSGSATAFSKDLCKKEDIEHYLAQVIVNKLD; encoded by the coding sequence ATGATATATACAGTAACTTTTAATCCGGCTATAGATTATGTTATAACCGTAGATGATTTTAAAGCAGGATTAATTAATAGAGTTGCCAGTGAAGAAAAATTTGCTGGTGGAAAAGGGATAAATGTATCAAGAGTTTTAAATAATTTTGGAATACAAACTAAAGCTTTAGGTTTTGTTGGAGGTTTTACTGGAAAATTTATTATTGATTCATTGGAGTCTCAAGGGGTTGAAACTGACTTTATTGAGATAAGTGGTGATACACGAATAAACGTTAAACTCAAATCTAAAGAAGAGACGGAAATCAATGGAGCTGGTCCAATTATAAAAGATCAGGACTTAAGTAAGCTATTTAAAATAGTAGAAGGTTTAACTTCAAATGATTATCTAGTATTGTCAGGAAATGTTCAGAAGTCTGTTCCAACGGACATATATGCAAGGCTTCAAAAAAAGTGCGCTTCTAATAATGTAAAAGTTGTAGTTGATACTACAGGTGATGCTTTAGTTGCAACGCTTCCGAATAAGCCATTTTTAATAAAACCTAATAATCATGAACTAGGTGAAATATTTAATAAAGAACTTACAAATACAGATGAAATTATTGAATATGCAAAGAAACTTATTGTTATGGGAGCACAGAATGTAATTATATCTATGGCTGAAAGAGGAGCTCTTCTGATTTGTGAAAGTGGAGTTTATCATGCAACACCAGCAAAGGGAAAAGTACAGAATTCAGTTGGTGCAGGAGATTCAGTTATTGCAGGATTTTTAGCTAAGTATTCACAATCAAAGGATTTAATTGAAGCATTTAGATGGGGAGCTACATCTGGAAGTGCTACAGCATTTTCAAAGGATTTATGTAAAAAAGAAGATATTGAGCATTATTTAGCGCAGGTAATTGTAAATAAATTAGATTAA
- a CDS encoding PTS fructose transporter subunit IIABC: MKITELLKKNTIILDLKSNSKADVIDELVNKLDSAGILNDKEEYKKAILKREADFSTGIGEGIAIPHAKVAAVKTPALAFGRSTDGIDFDSLDDAPANIFFMIAATEGANNTHLETLSRLSTLLMNEDFKKKLLIVKTPEEVLSLIDSQEEEKLEEESAQEEAVVEIKGSKGLVLAVTACPTGIAHTYMAADALKNKAKEMGVDIKVETNGATGVKNRLTDDEIERATGIIVAADKQVEMARFNGKKVVIVPVVQGIKKPEELINQALNGEAPVYNNAGGSKSATGSEKTGIYKHLMSGISNMLPFIVGGGILIALSFIFEKSSNPNLLYLSKLLSVIGGENAFALMVPVLAGFIGMSIADRPGFAPAMVGGFLAYQSNAGFLGGIIAGFLGGYVVLLLKKAFSKLPEALESIKPVLIYPLLGIFITGAIMYICIDGPVVQINLLLQHWLGGMGTGNKVLLGIILGGMMAVDMGGPINKAAFAFGIAMIASKNYYPHAAVMAGGMSAPLGIALATSFFKNRFTKQERETGLSCYIMGACFVTEGAIPFAAADPARVIPATVIGSAVAGGLSLFFNIGMPVPHGGIFVVALVKGSPLLYLLSILIGAAVTCIILGILKKPKDI; the protein is encoded by the coding sequence ATGAAAATAACAGAACTTTTAAAGAAAAATACTATTATTCTAGATTTAAAGTCTAATAGTAAAGCAGATGTAATTGATGAATTAGTAAATAAACTTGATAGTGCGGGAATCTTAAATGACAAGGAAGAATATAAAAAAGCAATCTTAAAAAGAGAAGCAGACTTCTCAACTGGAATTGGGGAAGGTATAGCTATCCCCCATGCAAAGGTTGCGGCTGTAAAAACTCCAGCATTAGCTTTTGGACGTTCTACAGATGGAATTGATTTTGATTCCTTAGATGATGCTCCTGCAAACATATTTTTTATGATTGCAGCAACTGAGGGTGCTAATAATACACATTTGGAAACACTTTCAAGGTTATCTACTCTCCTTATGAATGAAGATTTCAAAAAGAAACTTCTCATTGTTAAAACACCTGAAGAAGTTTTAAGTTTAATTGATAGTCAAGAAGAGGAAAAATTAGAAGAAGAGAGTGCCCAGGAAGAAGCAGTAGTAGAGATAAAAGGTTCAAAAGGTTTAGTTTTAGCAGTAACCGCATGTCCTACAGGTATAGCACATACTTACATGGCAGCAGATGCCTTAAAGAATAAGGCTAAGGAAATGGGCGTAGACATAAAGGTTGAAACCAACGGTGCTACAGGAGTTAAAAATAGATTAACGGATGATGAAATAGAAAGGGCTACTGGTATAATAGTAGCTGCTGACAAACAAGTTGAAATGGCAAGGTTTAACGGTAAAAAAGTAGTTATAGTTCCTGTGGTACAAGGAATAAAAAAACCAGAAGAACTTATAAATCAAGCATTAAATGGCGAAGCGCCTGTTTATAACAATGCTGGTGGTAGTAAATCTGCTACTGGAAGCGAAAAAACAGGAATTTATAAACATCTTATGAGTGGTATTTCAAATATGCTTCCTTTCATTGTTGGTGGAGGAATATTAATAGCTTTATCATTTATATTCGAAAAGAGTTCAAATCCAAACTTGTTATATTTGTCTAAGCTGCTTTCAGTAATTGGAGGCGAGAATGCTTTTGCACTTATGGTACCAGTACTTGCTGGTTTTATAGGTATGAGTATTGCAGACAGACCAGGTTTTGCTCCCGCAATGGTAGGTGGATTTTTAGCATATCAAAGTAATGCAGGATTTCTTGGTGGAATTATTGCAGGATTTCTTGGTGGTTATGTAGTACTACTTCTTAAGAAGGCTTTTTCAAAATTGCCAGAAGCTCTTGAGAGTATAAAACCAGTGCTTATATATCCACTTCTAGGTATTTTTATTACCGGTGCTATAATGTACATTTGTATAGATGGACCAGTTGTTCAAATTAACCTTTTACTTCAACATTGGTTAGGTGGAATGGGCACAGGGAACAAAGTTCTACTAGGTATTATATTAGGCGGAATGATGGCAGTTGATATGGGCGGTCCAATAAACAAGGCTGCGTTTGCATTTGGAATTGCTATGATAGCTTCAAAAAATTACTATCCACATGCAGCTGTAATGGCTGGTGGTATGTCTGCACCCCTAGGGATTGCACTTGCTACTTCATTCTTTAAAAATAGATTTACTAAGCAAGAAAGAGAAACTGGTCTTAGTTGTTATATAATGGGAGCTTGCTTTGTAACAGAAGGAGCAATACCTTTTGCAGCAGCAGATCCAGCAAGAGTAATTCCAGCAACAGTAATAGGATCCGCAGTTGCTGGTGGACTTTCATTGTTTTTTAATATAGGAATGCCAGTTCCACACGGCGGTATATTTGTAGTTGCTTTAGTTAAAGGAAGTCCATTACTTTATTTACTATCGATTTTGATAGGAGCTGCAGTAACGTGCATAATACTAGGAATTTTAAAAAAACCAAAAGATATTTAA